A segment of the Mangrovimonas sp. YM274 genome:
GTTCTTTTGGCCATTGGCTTTGTGATTAGCGTATTTACGTATTCCAAAGTAGAATTTAATCAGGATATCAGCAAGCTCAATTATGAACCACCGGCATTAATGGCTGCCCAAAAGCGTTTGGATACGCTTACCAATATAGCCTCCAAATCTATGTATTTGGCGGCCTATGGAAATTCTCCTCAAGATGCTATTGCTGCAAATGACTTGGTGTTTGAAAAATTGAACAAGTTAAAACAGGAAGATGCCATTATAAATTTTAGCTCCTTAGGTGCTTTGGTGCAATCTCAAGATAAACAGCAAGTAAATATCAACAAATGGCGTACGTTTTGGAATAATTCCAAAGTAGAAGATGTAGAAAATAATTTGGTGGAAAGCGGTAGGACATTCGGGTTTAAGGATGCTACATTTACAAAGTTCTATAAGTTATTGAATGCAGATTTTCAACCTTTGCCCTTAGAGGGCTATCATGCCATTGAAGCTATTCCTGTTGACGATTATATTAGTTCTAAAAATGGTTTTACTACTGTAACCTCTCTTGTTAAGGTGAATGAAGAGCAGGTGGATGAAGTCCTTGGAGCTTTTGGAAACCAACCTAATGTTTTGGTTATTGATCGGCAGCAGATGAACGAACGGTTTTTGGGGCATCTTAAAAACGATTTCAATAACCTGTTGGGTTACTGTTTTCTGGTAGTTGTACTATTGCTTTTGCTCTTTTATAGAAGTGTTTCACTTACGCTGGTTACCATGCTGCCTATTATGCTAACCTGGTTTTTGACAGTTGGAATGATGGGACTCTTTGGTGTTCAGTTTAATATTTTCAATATTATCATTTCGTCTTTCATTTTTGGATTGGGAATTGATTATAGCATTTTTGTCACCAATGGCTTGTTGCACCAATATAGAACTGGAGAGCCTATGTTGGTAACCTATAAAACGTCTATAATTCTTTCGGTGATAACGACCATTTTGGGAGTAGGGGTGATGATTTTTGCAAAACACCCTGCACTATATACAATTTCCGTAGTTTCCATTATCGGAATTCTATCGGCCATGATTGTGTCTTTTACCATTCAGCCAGAGTTATTCTGGTTGTTTATAGGAAGTAGAACTAAACGGCCAATAAAGTTACGCTTGTTATTGCATTCGGTGGTTTCTTTTGGGTATTATGGGCTGAGTGGTTTGCTGCTGTCACTGTACAGTGTTGCCATTATGCCATTGATTCCTATTAGTAAAAAAGTGAAGATGAAATGGTTCCATAAAGTGGTGTCCAAGTTCATGAAATCGGTGTTGTACACCAATCCCTTTGTAAAGAAAACCATACTTAACCCTACAAATGAAACCTTTGAAAAACAGGCTGTAATTATTGCTAACCATACCTCTTTTCTGGATATTTTGGCCATTGGGATGCTGCATCCAAAGATTATATTTTTGGTAAACGATTGGGTGTATAATTCGCCAATTTTTGGAAAAGCTGTGCAATTGGCTGGGTTTTATCCGGTGTCGAGCGGTATCGAAAATGGCATCTCTCATTTACAACAAAAAGTGGATCAGGGGTATTCATTGATGGCTTTTCCGGAAGGCACGCGATCCAGAACCAACAAAATCAAGCGTTTTCATAAAGGTGCTTTTTATTTGGCAGAGCAGTTTCAGCTAGACATTGTTCCTGTAATCATTCACGGAAATTCCGAAGTCTTGCCAAAAGGTAGTTTTGTTATCAAAGATGGCGAAATTACTCTAAAGGTATTACCTAGAATTCCTTTTGGGACAAATAACTTTGGAACGACTACGAGGGCGCAAACTAAAAATATCAGTGCATATTTTAAGGACGAATATGCTGCTCTCAGGCAGCAATTGGAAGGAAAGGCGTATTTTCATAAAATCGTTTTGGAGGATTTTAGGTATAAGGGAGATAAATTATTCGCTAAGGTTAAAGAGGATTTGAAGGCGAAAGGCGAGCGTTATAAAACTATTTTGGACCAGGTGGATAAACGGGCTACGGTTCTGCACCTTTCAAAGGATTGTGGACAATTGGATTTTCTATTATCTTTAGATAGTCCAGATCGAAAAATTATAAGCTGTATTACCAATAAAAATGTGCGCGACATATTAAAAAGTAGTTATATTAGTAACAACAACAGTAAGATAGCCTATTTGGAGTCGGTTGAGGAAGTGCTGAAAACACCAGCCGATACCTTCATAGTAAATGCAGAAGGATATTCAGAAGTTGAATTAATGGAATTATTGGAAAATATTACAGTAGCTCAACTCATTCTTTTGAATATGGCCACTAGGGAATTTTGCAGTCAAGAAAATTACACAATACAATATGAACAACAACATTTAGTCATCCTTAACAAAACCATTGCAGTTTGAAATTAAAAGAATCATATGATATTGTCATTATAGGTAGTGGATTGGGTGGATTGGTGTCTGCCATTATTTTGGCAAAGGAAGGCTATAGTGTCTGTGTGCTTGAGAAAAACAATCAATATGGAGGTAATCTTCAAACCTTCGTAAGAAACAAAACTATTTTTGATACCGGTGTCCACTATATTGGGGGCTTAAGTGAGGGGCAAAACCTTTACCAATACTTTAAATATATTGGTATTATGGATGAGCTAAAGCTTAAAAAAATGGATGAAGATGGTTTTGATGTCATACTTTTTGAGGGCGATGATAAGGAGTATAAACACGCCCAAGGTTATGAGAATTATGAAAGCGTGCTGTTGGAGCAATTTCCGGATGAGGGAATTGCCATAAGTCAATATTGTGCCAAATTAAGGGAAGTTTGTTCCAAGTTTCCCCTGTACGCCTTGCAACGCGGGAAGGCGTATTATGATGATGCGGAGATTTTTAATTTGGGCGCCAAAGATTATATAGATTCCTTGACCCAAAATGAAACTTTAAGGGCAGTGTTGTCTGGCAATAATTATCTGTATGCAGGCGATGCCACAAGAACCCCTTTTTATGTACATGCTTTATCTGTAAATTCATTTATTGAAAGTTCTTATCGTTGTGTGAATGGAGGAAGCCAAATTACCAAGCTTTTGGTGAGAAGGTTGTTGGAACATGGGGGAGAGGTGTATAAGCATCATGAGGTGGAAAGGTTTACCTATCAGGACGGCAAGATTGCATCAGTGATTTGTACTAATGGGGTAGAGGTTAATGGGAATTTGTTCATTTCGAATATTGAGCCCAAACTAACACTCAAAATGGTAGGAGAAGATAAGTTTAGAAAGGCCTATACAAAAAGAGTAGAAAATATTGAAAGTACCATTGCAGCCTTCACCGTTTATTTGGTGTTAAAGCCCAATACATTTAAATACCACAACAAAAATTATTACTTTTTCAAGGATGTCAATAATATATGGGATACCCAAGACTATACAGAAGAGAATTGGCCCCAAAGTTATATGATGTCTATGGGAGTCCATAAAAACAATGAGGAATATGGCGATAGTATTGCCATTATGACTTATATGCGCTATGAGGAAATGAAGCCATGGGAAAATACTTTTAATACGGTGGCACACAAAAATGAAAGAGGACAAAGTTATGAAGAGTTTAAGGCAGAAAAGGCTGAGAAGGTAATTGTAGAAGTTGAAAAGAAATTTCCAAATATACGTGAGTGTATAGAAGAGGTATATACGTCAACCCCATTGTCGTATCGTGATTATATAGCCTCCAATAGAGGGTCTATGTATGGGTACGTGAAGGATGTAAATAAACCAATGCAGTCTTTTATTTCTCCAAAAACCAAAGTGCAAAACTTGCTGTTTACGGGACAAAGTTTGAACATGCATGGTATTTTGGGGGTCACCATTGGAGCGGTAATAACGTGTTCGGAGATTTTGGGAAGGGACTATTTACTGGATAAAATTTTGGAAGCAAACAAAAAAGCGCAAATAGTGTAATATGCAAACAATTAAAACATCGCCGGTAGCTCGAGTTAGGAATATTACGAAAGAGGAATTCGTCAAGTATTATTACAAACCTCAGATACCTGTTTTAATTGAAAATTTAACCCACGATTGGCCTGCTTTTAAAAAGTGGAATCTAGATTATATCCAACAAAAGGCGGGTGATCAAGTTGTTGATTTGTACAATAACGAACCTACTAAAGGAAAGCAATATTCTGCAGAGCCTGTTATGAAAATGAAGCTCCATGACTATATGGAGATTTTAAAAACCAAGCCTACAGATTTAAGGATATTCTTTTATAATATTTTAGACAAGATGCCAGATTTGGCCAATGATTTTGAATATCCGGACATTGGGTTGAAATTTTTCAAGCGACTGCCCGTAATGTTTTTTGGGAGTACAGGATCTAAGGTGTTACCGCATTTTGATATGGACTTGGCCGATTTGATGCATTTTCATTTTCATGGAAAAAAAAGTGTGATGTTATTTTCGCCAGAGCAGACTAAGTATCTTTATAAAATACCTTATGCCGTGCACAATTTGGAATGTATTGATCTGGACAATCCCGATTTTGATACGTATCCTGCATTAAAAAATCTTAACGGTTTAGAAGTCGAGATGAAACACGGTGATGCCCTTTACATGCCCAGTGGCTATTGGCATTATATAAAGTATTTGGATGGTGGATTCTCCATGACCTTAAGGGCCTTTTCAAGGCGTCCAAAGACCTTTGCAAAAATGTTGAGCAATGTGTTCGTCATGCGGCATTTTGAAAATGTAATGCGCAAACTGAAAGGGCAACAATGGATAGATTACAAAAATGAGTTGGCCATAGCAAAAACTCATAAATTATTAAAAAGGGAAGCTTAGTTGTATGATTTATAAAAAGGGGCTCTTAGCTCTGAATGGTTTGATGCTGGTTGTCATGACCTCTTGTGGCGTTTCAAAGTCATTGCATGACATTCCAAATGTAAGTAGCTTCAATTCTCAAATACCAGATAGACAAAAAATAGAAGATACGTTGCTTGTAGCAGGGACCAACAGGTTGATGAAAAATCAACAGGGGT
Coding sequences within it:
- a CDS encoding cupin-like domain-containing protein is translated as MQTIKTSPVARVRNITKEEFVKYYYKPQIPVLIENLTHDWPAFKKWNLDYIQQKAGDQVVDLYNNEPTKGKQYSAEPVMKMKLHDYMEILKTKPTDLRIFFYNILDKMPDLANDFEYPDIGLKFFKRLPVMFFGSTGSKVLPHFDMDLADLMHFHFHGKKSVMLFSPEQTKYLYKIPYAVHNLECIDLDNPDFDTYPALKNLNGLEVEMKHGDALYMPSGYWHYIKYLDGGFSMTLRAFSRRPKTFAKMLSNVFVMRHFENVMRKLKGQQWIDYKNELAIAKTHKLLKREA
- a CDS encoding NAD(P)/FAD-dependent oxidoreductase, with amino-acid sequence MKLKESYDIVIIGSGLGGLVSAIILAKEGYSVCVLEKNNQYGGNLQTFVRNKTIFDTGVHYIGGLSEGQNLYQYFKYIGIMDELKLKKMDEDGFDVILFEGDDKEYKHAQGYENYESVLLEQFPDEGIAISQYCAKLREVCSKFPLYALQRGKAYYDDAEIFNLGAKDYIDSLTQNETLRAVLSGNNYLYAGDATRTPFYVHALSVNSFIESSYRCVNGGSQITKLLVRRLLEHGGEVYKHHEVERFTYQDGKIASVICTNGVEVNGNLFISNIEPKLTLKMVGEDKFRKAYTKRVENIESTIAAFTVYLVLKPNTFKYHNKNYYFFKDVNNIWDTQDYTEENWPQSYMMSMGVHKNNEEYGDSIAIMTYMRYEEMKPWENTFNTVAHKNERGQSYEEFKAEKAEKVIVEVEKKFPNIRECIEEVYTSTPLSYRDYIASNRGSMYGYVKDVNKPMQSFISPKTKVQNLLFTGQSLNMHGILGVTIGAVITCSEILGRDYLLDKILEANKKAQIV
- a CDS encoding 1-acyl-sn-glycerol-3-phosphate acyltransferase, whose translation is MAKVFYTLYQTISKRKTIGFIGMLLTVLVLSWLASQIVFEEDITKLIPVEEKDSDVQKVLQTVNFADKIIVHVSKEPDGEVEDLTEYASEFLNSVSSNFTAYVQDVQGRVKDEQALQTLDFVYENLPLFLDDADYSTIQSKLAKDSINAITKNNYKTLVSPTGIVAKQTILKDPLGISFMGLNKLRQLNIGDEFTLHNGFLLSKDQNHLLLFITPNFSSSETAQNTLFAEELYGLQDALNRSFQDKNVQSEYFGGALIAVENAKQIKKDIQFTVGIAMTVLLIILIVFYKRLWLPIVLFTPTLFGGLVAIAVLFLIREKISAVSLGIGSVLLGVTLDYSLHVLTHIRSNSNVKALYEDITKPILMSSLTTALAFLCLLFVKSQALQDLGVFAAISVLGASVFALIFIPQVYKESRERTTKSTWIDTLASFPWHRKKWAFVLLAIGFVISVFTYSKVEFNQDISKLNYEPPALMAAQKRLDTLTNIASKSMYLAAYGNSPQDAIAANDLVFEKLNKLKQEDAIINFSSLGALVQSQDKQQVNINKWRTFWNNSKVEDVENNLVESGRTFGFKDATFTKFYKLLNADFQPLPLEGYHAIEAIPVDDYISSKNGFTTVTSLVKVNEEQVDEVLGAFGNQPNVLVIDRQQMNERFLGHLKNDFNNLLGYCFLVVVLLLLLFYRSVSLTLVTMLPIMLTWFLTVGMMGLFGVQFNIFNIIISSFIFGLGIDYSIFVTNGLLHQYRTGEPMLVTYKTSIILSVITTILGVGVMIFAKHPALYTISVVSIIGILSAMIVSFTIQPELFWLFIGSRTKRPIKLRLLLHSVVSFGYYGLSGLLLSLYSVAIMPLIPISKKVKMKWFHKVVSKFMKSVLYTNPFVKKTILNPTNETFEKQAVIIANHTSFLDILAIGMLHPKIIFLVNDWVYNSPIFGKAVQLAGFYPVSSGIENGISHLQQKVDQGYSLMAFPEGTRSRTNKIKRFHKGAFYLAEQFQLDIVPVIIHGNSEVLPKGSFVIKDGEITLKVLPRIPFGTNNFGTTTRAQTKNISAYFKDEYAALRQQLEGKAYFHKIVLEDFRYKGDKLFAKVKEDLKAKGERYKTILDQVDKRATVLHLSKDCGQLDFLLSLDSPDRKIISCITNKNVRDILKSSYISNNNSKIAYLESVEEVLKTPADTFIVNAEGYSEVELMELLENITVAQLILLNMATREFCSQENYTIQYEQQHLVILNKTIAV